One genomic region from Glaciimonas sp. PAMC28666 encodes:
- the fliN gene encoding flagellar motor switch protein FliN gives MSDDNMQDALADDWAAALAAQTEASQPAAAAVFPPKGTDSSANVFKPLSGDGATVAKTDIDMILDIPVQLTAELGHTRITIKSLLQLAQGSVVELDGLAGEPMDVLINGYLIAQGEVVVVNDKFGIRLTDIITPSERIHKLNR, from the coding sequence ATGAGTGACGACAACATGCAAGACGCGCTGGCCGATGACTGGGCCGCAGCGCTGGCTGCACAGACGGAAGCGTCCCAGCCAGCCGCAGCCGCCGTCTTCCCTCCCAAAGGTACGGACAGCAGTGCCAATGTGTTCAAACCGCTTAGCGGCGACGGTGCAACCGTGGCAAAAACCGATATCGACATGATTCTCGATATCCCGGTGCAGCTGACAGCCGAATTGGGACATACCCGTATCACCATCAAAAGCTTGCTGCAACTGGCTCAGGGTTCGGTCGTCGAGCTCGACGGCCTGGCGGGGGAGCCGATGGACGTGCTGATCAATGGCTATCTGATCGCTCAGGGAGAAGTCGTGGTGGTCAACGATAAATTCGGTATTCGCCTGACCGATATCATTACCCCTTCCGAACGCATTCACAAACTGAATCGATGA
- the fliO gene encoding flagellar biosynthetic protein FliO codes for MKQQRILLLLPGLVMPLLALAALPAGATMPSTQQIAAETVPTWGAGSFLQAGFGLVMVLGLIFLCAWVARRLGLQRHNSGRLVKVVASTMVGQRERVVVVEVGGSWLVLGVTPGQIRSLHTMPAGELPSNETTSATGLAGATTLSANAFSQKLRDSITNFRRS; via the coding sequence ATGAAACAGCAGCGCATACTTTTACTACTGCCGGGTCTGGTGATGCCATTGCTGGCATTGGCCGCCCTGCCAGCTGGCGCTACCATGCCGTCCACGCAGCAGATTGCGGCCGAGACCGTCCCCACTTGGGGTGCTGGCAGTTTCCTGCAGGCCGGCTTCGGTCTGGTAATGGTGCTGGGATTGATTTTTCTATGCGCCTGGGTGGCACGCCGCCTTGGGCTGCAGCGTCATAACAGCGGGCGTCTGGTGAAGGTCGTCGCCAGCACCATGGTCGGCCAGCGCGAACGCGTGGTTGTCGTGGAAGTCGGTGGCTCCTGGCTAGTCCTCGGCGTGACGCCGGGCCAGATCCGTTCGTTGCACACGATGCCGGCGGGAGAGCTGCCATCAAACGAAACAACCTCCGCCACCGGTCTCGCCGGCGCAACCACCCTTTCCGCCAATGCATTCTCGCAAAAGCTACGCGACTCTATCACCAATTTTCGGCGCTCCTGA
- the fliL gene encoding flagellar basal body-associated protein FliL, translating to MATTSTDTTVSPKKSKLGLILVVLAVLAVLGGGAAAYYYLMPNQHHTEVVVATAEAPIFIALEPFTVNLQSEDHDRYLHIGITLKLADILSQEQTTVYLPEARSRILLLLSNRKAETLITADEKIQLAAEIRTVLNKPLSTTKPSQRITDVLFTTFVVQ from the coding sequence ATGGCAACAACTAGCACCGATACGACGGTATCACCCAAAAAAAGCAAGCTCGGCCTGATCCTGGTCGTGTTGGCGGTGCTTGCTGTGCTCGGCGGCGGCGCTGCTGCCTATTATTACCTGATGCCAAACCAACACCATACCGAAGTCGTGGTTGCAACGGCGGAAGCGCCTATTTTTATAGCTCTGGAGCCGTTCACCGTCAATCTGCAATCGGAAGATCACGACCGCTACTTGCACATTGGCATTACGCTCAAGCTTGCCGATATTCTATCGCAGGAGCAAACCACCGTATATTTGCCGGAAGCACGCAGCCGTATCCTGTTGCTGTTATCGAATCGCAAAGCCGAAACGCTGATTACTGCCGATGAAAAAATCCAGTTGGCAGCTGAAATCCGCACCGTGTTAAACAAGCCGCTCAGCACTACCAAACCGTCACAGCGCATTACAGATGTGCTGTTTACCACCTTTGTGGTGCAGTAG
- a CDS encoding flagellar brake protein, protein MMAPDLIPTVPETGVEPRESPSLTAALAALADFRKTHPKEIISLLRQLARHRNVLNVSFGRNGERIVTRILDVDEASGSFLYDYGAGNAENLRFQQSEENLFSGMQAGVHIKFVCGRAAPDLHDGLPAFKSQLPESLYRIQRRENFRVEMPIADPYVCTATLPNQRRVRFNLVDLSLTGVRLRSADVDPDGDELTIGTTLTGATFDYRDLGTMESDLKIIIFQNAKTSTDPIYHFGCRFLTLPKAKEASLQRFITFLELRRNKR, encoded by the coding sequence ATGATGGCACCTGATTTAATCCCAACAGTACCTGAAACAGGCGTAGAGCCACGTGAGTCGCCAAGCCTGACGGCCGCGCTGGCCGCGCTTGCCGATTTTCGGAAAACGCATCCCAAGGAAATCATTAGCCTGCTGCGCCAGCTGGCGCGCCACAGGAATGTTCTGAACGTCTCCTTTGGCAGAAATGGGGAGCGCATCGTCACACGGATTCTGGACGTGGATGAAGCCAGCGGATCGTTTTTGTACGATTATGGTGCCGGCAATGCAGAGAACCTTCGCTTTCAACAGTCGGAAGAGAATCTGTTTTCAGGCATGCAAGCAGGTGTGCATATTAAGTTTGTATGCGGCCGGGCAGCGCCGGATCTGCATGATGGCTTGCCGGCGTTTAAATCGCAGTTGCCTGAAAGTCTGTACCGCATACAGCGGCGTGAAAACTTTCGGGTTGAAATGCCGATCGCTGATCCCTACGTCTGCACCGCCACACTACCAAATCAGCGGCGAGTAAGGTTCAACCTGGTCGATCTGTCGCTCACCGGCGTCCGACTGCGTTCCGCCGATGTCGATCCGGATGGGGACGAACTGACAATCGGCACAACGCTAACCGGGGCTACGTTTGACTATCGTGATCTCGGGACAATGGAATCAGACCTTAAAATCATCATTTTCCAAAACGCCAAAACTTCCACCGATCCTATCTACCACTTCGGTTGCCGCTTTTTGACCTTACCGAAAGCCAAGGAAGCGAGCTTGCAGCGGTTTATTACATTTTTGGAGTTGCGTCGGAATAAACGCTGA
- the fliR gene encoding flagellar biosynthetic protein FliR, whose product MQPVLSVTSAQLSAWLVAFLWPFVRILALVGTAPVFSETPVPREAKVGLAVLLTLVIAPTVTALPATPLMSAGGVWIIIQQFIIGAAMGLVMQMVFAAVEAAGDYIGLQMGLSFASFFDVMSGGSTAVLSTLLKSLAMLVFLAVDGHLMMVQTLATSFQTLPISVSPLAAGGWYLLVLAGGEVFTAGLMLALPLVTAILTLNLALGILNRASPQFSVFAIGFPLTLLSGVIALQLLMPHMAPFMEQQFSASLTTMLHLTQALRK is encoded by the coding sequence ATGCAGCCGGTCCTGTCCGTCACGTCGGCCCAGCTCAGCGCCTGGCTGGTCGCGTTTTTGTGGCCGTTCGTACGAATTCTCGCACTGGTCGGCACCGCCCCTGTCTTCAGTGAAACGCCGGTCCCTCGCGAAGCCAAAGTTGGCCTCGCCGTCCTCCTGACGCTGGTCATTGCACCCACCGTTACAGCGCTTCCAGCCACCCCGTTAATGTCGGCGGGCGGCGTCTGGATCATCATCCAGCAATTCATTATTGGCGCCGCAATGGGTCTGGTGATGCAAATGGTATTCGCCGCCGTTGAGGCGGCAGGCGACTATATCGGACTGCAAATGGGTTTGTCCTTCGCATCGTTCTTCGACGTCATGAGCGGCGGCAGCACCGCGGTCCTGTCGACTTTGCTGAAATCGCTGGCGATGCTGGTTTTCCTGGCAGTCGACGGTCATTTGATGATGGTCCAGACCTTGGCTACCAGCTTTCAGACCTTACCGATTTCCGTATCCCCGCTGGCGGCGGGCGGCTGGTATCTGCTGGTGTTGGCCGGTGGCGAGGTATTTACCGCCGGCCTGATGCTGGCGCTGCCGCTGGTTACGGCCATCCTGACATTGAATCTGGCACTGGGCATTCTCAACCGTGCGTCCCCGCAATTCAGCGTGTTTGCCATCGGCTTTCCGCTAACGCTGCTCAGCGGCGTCATTGCGCTGCAGTTATTGATGCCCCATATGGCGCCCTTCATGGAGCAGCAATTCTCCGCGAGTCTGACGACCATGTTGCATCTGACGCAGGCCCTGCGAAAGTGA
- a CDS encoding chemotaxis protein CheW: protein MTFEYRRDIIVALNKISTLENDGEGDGEKFLVFTLGTEEYGIDILRVQEIRDYEAVTRIAHAPAFIKGVTNLRGIIVPIVDLRIKFGLENTQHGQHTVVIILNIRDRVVGILVDGVSDVLTLSAAQIKPAPEFGATWSAEYLTGLGAIENRMLILIDIERLMCSEDMELFETGSGSKK from the coding sequence ATGACCTTTGAATACAGGAGAGATATTATTGTTGCGCTAAATAAAATCAGTACGCTGGAAAATGATGGGGAAGGGGATGGCGAGAAATTCCTCGTCTTTACACTCGGAACTGAAGAGTACGGCATAGACATTCTGCGCGTGCAGGAAATACGGGACTATGAAGCGGTAACACGTATTGCACATGCCCCGGCATTCATCAAGGGCGTGACTAATTTACGCGGCATTATCGTTCCGATTGTCGATTTGCGTATTAAGTTTGGACTGGAAAACACGCAACACGGTCAACACACCGTTGTCATCATCCTCAACATTCGGGATCGCGTGGTCGGCATTTTGGTGGATGGTGTTTCTGATGTGCTGACACTCAGCGCAGCGCAGATTAAGCCAGCGCCGGAGTTTGGCGCTACGTGGTCTGCTGAATATCTGACCGGCCTCGGTGCGATAGAAAACCGTATGCTCATATTGATCGATATCGAAAGATTGATGTGCAGCGAAGACATGGAATTGTTTGAAACCGGGAGTGGTTCAAAAAAATGA
- a CDS encoding flagellar hook-length control protein FliK has translation MPLMLTPAAISQPGPQVSTTTSTSDQNANDVRSFGDAYQHSLANGAVKAPVAKATAPPLDKTSVRTTLRHQADSIDDNPQNATAALLLAMLPATPTADYSAINAATDPAPVSSQATTAEMQLNQAIAAASGQQSQFYSPGTAGKISPNNANFASDTTADKGGANIAATSTTMPTIDTVTPIAAEPTSAANTQKQGQQAFPEGDAAPLAAVSANAPPVVTAPDTNSTQQHAQHEHTRQDTRINQLADLTASATTPPSGATQTIAIAASDASDQRTAPQANQISPGALLALSPTPPAPAISSQQITTPAPVSLALTPQVGSSEWAGALSQQVIFMGNANHQVAELHLNPPDLGPLKVTITMNDNQAQAIFVSGHESVRAAVEAALPQLRTNLADNNINLSHTSVSADTPQQQSTFTQNQDGQPAQRNGQRFNSKAAASSTPLTSTASVSTSQGVIDTFA, from the coding sequence ATGCCTTTAATGCTCACACCGGCCGCCATCAGTCAGCCCGGCCCGCAGGTTTCGACAACCACTTCGACGTCCGATCAGAACGCCAATGATGTTCGCAGTTTCGGCGACGCCTATCAGCACTCGCTGGCGAATGGCGCTGTGAAGGCGCCTGTCGCAAAAGCCACCGCGCCGCCACTCGATAAAACATCCGTCCGGACAACGTTGCGGCACCAGGCCGACAGCATTGACGACAACCCGCAAAACGCAACCGCAGCTTTATTATTAGCGATGCTGCCGGCGACTCCGACCGCAGATTACTCTGCGATCAACGCCGCTACCGACCCGGCACCAGTCAGCAGCCAGGCTACGACGGCGGAGATGCAACTCAATCAGGCAATCGCCGCAGCAAGCGGGCAGCAAAGCCAGTTTTACTCCCCTGGGACCGCTGGAAAAATATCTCCCAACAATGCCAACTTTGCCAGCGACACCACTGCGGACAAGGGCGGCGCAAACATCGCTGCCACCTCAACCACAATGCCAACGATCGACACCGTCACGCCAATCGCAGCGGAGCCGACCTCGGCTGCCAACACCCAAAAACAAGGCCAGCAAGCCTTTCCGGAAGGCGACGCCGCCCCACTCGCTGCGGTAAGTGCCAACGCCCCCCCTGTTGTAACTGCGCCGGACACGAATTCAACCCAGCAGCATGCGCAACACGAGCACACCAGGCAAGACACCCGTATCAATCAACTGGCGGACCTAACCGCTTCCGCGACCACCCCTCCGAGCGGTGCCACGCAAACAATCGCCATCGCTGCCAGCGATGCAAGCGACCAGCGAACCGCACCTCAGGCAAACCAAATCAGCCCCGGCGCGCTGCTGGCACTTAGTCCGACGCCACCCGCACCGGCCATCAGCAGCCAGCAGATCACAACGCCAGCTCCTGTCAGTCTGGCGCTCACGCCGCAGGTCGGCAGTAGCGAATGGGCCGGCGCCCTAAGCCAACAAGTAATTTTCATGGGGAATGCCAATCATCAGGTCGCTGAATTGCACCTGAACCCGCCAGATCTTGGACCGCTCAAGGTGACCATCACCATGAACGACAATCAGGCGCAGGCGATTTTTGTTTCCGGTCATGAGTCGGTACGTGCTGCAGTGGAGGCGGCGTTGCCACAATTACGCACAAATTTGGCCGACAATAACATCAACCTCAGCCATACTTCGGTCAGCGCGGATACCCCACAGCAACAAAGCACATTCACACAGAATCAGGACGGGCAGCCAGCTCAGCGTAACGGCCAGCGCTTTAATAGCAAAGCAGCGGCGAGCAGCACACCACTGACGAGTACAGCATCGGTAAGCACCAGTCAGGGCGTCATCGATACTTTCGCCTAG
- the fliQ gene encoding flagellar biosynthesis protein FliQ, with translation MTPESVMSLGYHAMKVAVLLAAPLLLVALVTGLVISLFQAATQINEMTLSFIPKLLAVLATMVIAGPWMLSVILDYMRDLFSSIPQLVG, from the coding sequence ATGACTCCTGAATCGGTAATGTCCCTTGGCTACCATGCCATGAAAGTCGCGGTGTTGCTGGCTGCGCCGTTGCTGTTGGTAGCCCTGGTCACGGGCCTCGTCATCAGCCTGTTTCAGGCGGCCACCCAGATCAACGAAATGACGCTCTCGTTTATTCCCAAACTGCTGGCGGTACTGGCAACGATGGTAATTGCCGGCCCTTGGATGCTGAGCGTGATTCTCGACTACATGCGTGACCTGTTCAGCAGCATCCCGCAGCTGGTTGGCTGA
- the fliP gene encoding flagellar type III secretion system pore protein FliP (The bacterial flagellar biogenesis protein FliP forms a type III secretion system (T3SS)-type pore required for flagellar assembly.), producing MLLPALASAQGIPGITTSPAAGGGQTWSLSVQTMLLLTSLSFLPAVLLTMTGFTRIVIVLSLLRNAIGAQTSPPNHILVGLALFLTFFVMSPVFDKAYNDAYKPFSENKISSEQALDRGIQPFKQFMLKQTRENDLALFAKLAHTPPMQGPEEVPLRILVPAFMISELKTAFQIGFTIFIPFLVVDLVVASVLMSLGMMMVPPANISLPFKLMLFVLVDGWHLIVGALAQSFYT from the coding sequence TTGCTATTACCGGCGCTCGCTTCGGCCCAGGGCATCCCAGGCATTACCACAAGCCCCGCCGCTGGCGGCGGCCAGACCTGGTCGCTCAGCGTCCAGACCATGCTGTTACTGACTTCACTGTCGTTTCTGCCGGCGGTCTTGCTGACCATGACAGGGTTCACCCGCATCGTCATTGTGCTCAGCCTGCTTCGCAATGCGATTGGTGCCCAGACCTCCCCGCCGAATCATATTCTGGTCGGGCTGGCATTGTTTCTGACTTTTTTTGTCATGTCGCCGGTGTTCGATAAAGCGTATAACGATGCTTACAAGCCATTTTCGGAAAACAAGATCAGTAGCGAGCAAGCGCTCGATCGCGGCATCCAGCCGTTCAAGCAATTCATGCTGAAACAAACTCGGGAAAACGATCTGGCCCTGTTTGCCAAGCTGGCGCACACGCCGCCGATGCAGGGTCCGGAGGAGGTGCCGTTGCGGATCCTGGTTCCCGCGTTCATGATCAGCGAACTGAAAACCGCGTTTCAGATTGGCTTCACTATCTTTATCCCGTTTCTGGTGGTCGATCTGGTGGTGGCCAGCGTCCTGATGTCGTTGGGGATGATGATGGTGCCGCCGGCGAATATTTCCCTGCCGTTCAAATTAATGCTGTTCGTACTGGTCGACGGCTGGCACCTGATCGTCGGGGCGCTGGCACAAAGTTTCTATACGTAG
- a CDS encoding methyl-accepting chemotaxis protein has protein sequence MKITNLRVGTRMGIGFATILALSVVSTVIGISNLHQVAMATQQMTAEPLVKERLVSDWNVLTTSAIVRTSFIVKSADGSLATTFAEDIDTGVKQGSELQKALEPLLTSDAEKEIFKSIKILREKYQNAKVLAMKAKQAGNSEESSRVYNELFLPNSKKYKAQLDKFLAFQRQSIDQTGRDVAQLYNHSFNLMVLLGGLLVALGVVCAFLISRSITRPLSEAIKVAQTVASGDLSSRIEVKTTDETGQLMQALKDMNDSLLSVVGDVRVGTDTIAAASSQIASGNQDLSSRTEQQASSLEETAASMEQLTSTVKQNADNARQASRLAVSASGVAVKGGGVVAQVVETMGAINTSAKKIVDIIGVIDSIAFQTNILALNAAVEAARAGEQGRGFAVVASEVRSLAHRSAAAAKEIKTLIDASVEKVHIGVKLVDQAGITMGEIVDSVKRVTDIMSEIAAASEEQTAGIGQVNQAIIQMDQVTQQNAALVEEAAAAAASLQDQAANLVQVVSVFSIDDTSTSGGASLKTAVHRSSMVALPARIATAPRVVRQSVAMNVKPLKRVPNVAVNDDGDWATF, from the coding sequence ATGAAAATTACTAATCTTAGGGTCGGTACCCGAATGGGAATAGGGTTCGCAACTATTCTTGCCCTGTCGGTCGTTTCGACCGTCATAGGAATATCAAACCTGCATCAGGTTGCGATGGCGACGCAACAAATGACGGCAGAGCCTTTGGTAAAAGAAAGGCTGGTCTCAGACTGGAATGTTCTCACTACCTCCGCCATCGTGCGTACCTCGTTCATTGTTAAAAGTGCGGATGGATCGCTAGCAACGACGTTTGCGGAAGACATCGATACAGGCGTAAAACAGGGGAGCGAACTCCAGAAAGCGTTGGAGCCTTTATTGACTTCAGACGCAGAAAAAGAAATATTTAAGTCGATCAAGATTCTTCGCGAAAAATACCAGAACGCTAAAGTATTGGCGATGAAAGCAAAACAAGCCGGCAACAGCGAGGAGTCATCTCGGGTTTATAACGAACTATTTTTACCGAATTCGAAAAAATACAAAGCCCAGCTTGATAAATTTCTTGCTTTTCAAAGGCAAAGTATCGACCAGACCGGGCGTGACGTCGCGCAGTTATATAACCACAGCTTCAATCTTATGGTGTTGTTAGGTGGGTTGCTGGTTGCATTGGGCGTAGTGTGTGCATTCCTGATTTCACGTTCCATTACACGCCCGCTGAGTGAGGCAATCAAGGTTGCGCAAACCGTGGCATCCGGCGATCTGAGCAGTCGTATCGAAGTGAAAACCACGGATGAAACCGGGCAGTTGATGCAGGCATTGAAGGACATGAACGACAGCTTGTTAAGCGTTGTTGGCGACGTCCGCGTCGGCACGGATACTATCGCTGCAGCATCAAGCCAGATCGCATCAGGTAATCAGGATTTATCGTCGCGTACCGAGCAACAGGCCAGTTCGCTGGAAGAAACCGCAGCATCGATGGAGCAATTGACCAGCACGGTAAAACAGAATGCCGATAATGCCCGACAAGCCAGTCGGCTAGCGGTGTCGGCGTCCGGTGTTGCGGTCAAGGGTGGTGGCGTCGTGGCGCAAGTGGTTGAAACAATGGGAGCGATTAATACGTCTGCCAAGAAGATCGTCGACATCATTGGCGTTATTGACAGTATCGCGTTTCAGACCAATATCCTGGCGCTAAATGCGGCGGTCGAAGCAGCGCGCGCGGGCGAGCAGGGGCGCGGTTTTGCGGTCGTCGCCAGCGAGGTGCGTAGCCTGGCGCATCGCTCCGCTGCGGCAGCGAAAGAGATTAAAACTTTGATCGACGCCTCTGTGGAAAAAGTTCACATCGGGGTGAAACTGGTCGACCAGGCTGGCATCACGATGGGCGAAATCGTCGATAGCGTCAAACGCGTGACCGATATCATGAGTGAGATTGCCGCCGCTAGCGAGGAACAAACTGCCGGGATTGGACAGGTTAACCAGGCGATCATACAAATGGATCAGGTCACGCAACAGAACGCTGCGTTGGTAGAGGAGGCTGCTGCCGCTGCCGCATCTCTGCAAGACCAGGCCGCTAACCTTGTGCAAGTGGTCAGCGTGTTCAGTATCGACGATACGTCAACGTCCGGCGGCGCCTCGTTAAAGACGGCAGTTCACCGGTCGTCAATGGTTGCGTTGCCCGCCCGTATCGCTACCGCGCCACGCGTCGTCAGGCAATCGGTGGCAATGAACGTGAAACCGTTGAAACGCGTACCGAATGTTGCCGTTAATGATGACGGTGACTGGGCGACTTTTTAA
- the fliM gene encoding flagellar motor switch protein FliM: MAYEQLLSQDEVDALLQGVTGEPEGSPAPPAPEDSLPTFNLGTQARMVRGRMQTLEIINERFSRHLRSALFDFMRRSVDISVGAVCIQKYSEFTRHLPVPANINLLHMKPLRGTALFVFDPNLVFLVVDNLFGGDGRFPMRVEGRGFTLTEQRIITRLLNLALESYGRAWQPLYPLEFEYLRSEMHAKVANIATPNEVVVNTTFHIELGSAGGALHICMPYSMLEPIRDLLTNPLQNEVEVDKRWVKQLSRQVQSVDVKLTADFQTVSSTIGQLLKLKVGDVLPLDMPESIVASVDGVPVMECGYGTSNGHYALRVQKMINHRDSDLKGSNNE; the protein is encoded by the coding sequence ATGGCTTATGAACAGCTACTGTCTCAAGACGAAGTAGATGCGCTTTTGCAAGGTGTCACCGGCGAGCCCGAAGGCAGTCCTGCGCCACCGGCTCCCGAGGATAGTTTGCCCACCTTTAATCTGGGCACGCAGGCGCGCATGGTCCGCGGGCGCATGCAAACGCTGGAAATCATCAACGAACGTTTTTCCCGGCATTTACGTAGCGCGCTATTCGATTTCATGCGCCGCAGCGTCGACATTTCGGTCGGTGCTGTCTGTATCCAGAAGTACAGCGAGTTCACGCGCCATCTGCCCGTTCCCGCCAACATAAATCTGTTGCACATGAAACCGCTGCGCGGAACGGCTCTGTTCGTGTTCGATCCGAATCTGGTTTTTCTGGTGGTGGACAACCTGTTCGGCGGCGATGGTCGGTTTCCCATGCGCGTCGAAGGCCGCGGCTTCACGCTCACCGAGCAGCGCATCATCACGCGCTTGCTGAACCTGGCACTGGAAAGCTATGGTCGTGCGTGGCAACCGCTGTATCCACTGGAATTCGAATATCTCCGCTCAGAAATGCATGCCAAGGTTGCCAACATCGCCACGCCCAACGAAGTGGTGGTGAATACCACCTTTCATATCGAGCTCGGCTCCGCCGGTGGGGCGCTACACATCTGCATGCCCTATTCGATGCTAGAACCGATCCGCGATCTGCTGACCAATCCGCTCCAAAATGAGGTCGAAGTCGACAAGCGCTGGGTCAAGCAACTGTCGCGCCAGGTTCAGAGTGTCGACGTCAAACTGACAGCCGATTTCCAGACCGTATCATCGACCATCGGACAGTTGTTAAAATTAAAAGTCGGTGACGTCTTGCCGCTCGACATGCCGGAATCTATCGTCGCCAGTGTCGACGGGGTACCGGTCATGGAGTGTGGCTACGGCACATCCAATGGTCACTATGCATTACGAGTACAGAAAATGATCAATCACCGGGACAGCGATTTAAAAGGAAGCAACAATGAGTGA